A single region of the Homalodisca vitripennis isolate AUS2020 unplaced genomic scaffold, UT_GWSS_2.1 ScUCBcl_2983;HRSCAF=8200, whole genome shotgun sequence genome encodes:
- the LOC124372361 gene encoding uncharacterized protein LOC124372361, whose translation MIRFLHYLVYEAKKLDSIKVTFPVRGHSYMECDKNMGLVNTKSKAELPSDWIEVFENARKNPFPFKVVSIDNQFCRQWTKFLDTLYMKKCPFATRTIKELKISKEGNGNEQKLMLRSSYYAAWDKCSILPKKKTHSSTVCAENEFLMPEKSYDGPLPIKKAKYNDLKDLKIFCSSAAQEYFTNLPHLDE comes from the exons ATGAtaagatttttacattatcttgttTATGAAGCAAAGAAACTTGACTCCATCAAAGTAACATTCCCTGTGCGTGGCCATTCATACATGGAATGCGACAAGAATATGGGGCTTGTCAACACAAAATCTAAGGCAGAACTTCCTTCAGATTGgattgaagtttttgaaaatgctaGAAAGAACCCTTTTCCCTTTAAAGTTGTGAGTATTGACAATCAATTCTGTAGACAGTGGACAAAATTCTTGGacacattatatatgaaaaaatgccCATTTGCTACCAGGACTATAAAGGAGCTTAAAATTTCCAAGGAAGGCAAtggtaatgaacaaaaattgatGCTGAGGAGTTCTTACTATGCAGCGTGGGACAAATGTTCAATCCTGCCAAAGAAAAAAACCCATTCTTCAACAGTATGTGCTGAAAATGAATTTCTAATGCCAGAAAAATCTTATGATg gtCCACTGCCTATCAAGAAGGCCAAATACAATGACTTGaaagatttaaagatattttgtagtaGTGCTGCCCAAGAATACTTCACCAATCTTCCccatttggatgaataa